One Methanobacterium alcaliphilum genomic window carries:
- the rpmC gene encoding 50S ribosomal protein L29 has product MAILRSRDIREMDVEEIQKKLDELKAEYAKNISKSSAAGVYENPGKIKELKRTIARVLTIMNEKQKET; this is encoded by the coding sequence ATGGCAATCTTAAGAAGTAGAGATATAAGAGAAATGGATGTAGAGGAAATCCAAAAAAAATTGGATGAACTCAAGGCAGAATATGCCAAAAACATCTCCAAAAGTTCCGCAGCTGGTGTTTATGAAAACCCTGGTAAAATCAAGGAACTAAAAAGAACTATTGCTCGTGTTCTTACAATTATGAATGAAAAACAGAAGGAGACATAA